The Methylobacterium currus genome contains a region encoding:
- a CDS encoding DUF4337 family protein, producing MSGGHGAVDASNKKVALLISVLALFLALGETLAKSAQTDALGANVESANQWAYFQARTIRATVLKTATEQAALDPGAAPDAVKKQTEEWAKTMARWESDPASGDGRKELAAKAKAAEAKRDLSLARYHHYELGSAAFQIGIVLASAQVITGIAALAFAGGALGIAGIAMLAVGLFAPHAIHLV from the coding sequence ATGTCGGGTGGTCACGGGGCGGTCGACGCCTCCAACAAGAAGGTCGCGCTGCTGATCTCGGTCCTGGCGCTCTTCCTCGCCCTCGGCGAGACCCTGGCGAAGAGCGCGCAGACCGACGCGCTCGGCGCCAACGTCGAATCCGCCAACCAATGGGCCTATTTCCAGGCCCGTACGATCCGCGCCACGGTGCTGAAGACCGCGACCGAGCAGGCCGCCCTCGATCCCGGCGCCGCCCCGGACGCCGTGAAGAAGCAGACCGAGGAGTGGGCCAAGACCATGGCGCGCTGGGAATCCGATCCAGCCTCCGGCGACGGCCGCAAGGAACTCGCCGCCAAGGCCAAGGCGGCCGAGGCCAAGCGCGACCTCTCGCTCGCCCGCTACCACCATTACGAACTCGGCTCCGCCGCCTTCCAGATCGGCATCGTGCTGGCCTCCGCCCAGGTCATCACCGGCATCGCGGCGCTCGCCTTCGCGGGCGGGGCGCTGGGGATTGCGGGGATCGCCATGCTGGCGGTCGGGCTCTTCGCGCCGCACGCGATCCATCTGGTGTGA
- a CDS encoding Na/Pi cotransporter family protein, which yields MDTTLTLLDLCGAVALLLWGIHMVQTGVQRALGPHLRRLLGVALGNRAKALAAGLGVTALLQSSTATGLMVASFAGAGLVAVVPALAVMLGANIGTTLIVQILSFDVARAAPVLVLVGVILFRRGSAPRTRDIGRAAIGLGLMLMALSRLVEVITPYEDVPALRVLLGAVATDRLIALLLGAVLTWAAHASVAIVLLVMSFTQAGVLPLEAGMALVLGANLGSALNPVLEGARDGEAAGRRVALGNLITRALGCAVALPCLGLIGPLLVTWQPDLSRAVADFHTAFNLVLALIVLPLLDPFAALLRRLVPERIDAHDPGRPIHLDEAALETPPVALGAAGREALRMADVLAEMTNGAGEALTGGDRTRVAQIRRMDDTLDRLNAAIKAYLVRLDPDSLSEDDERRVAALLAFTTNLEHAGDILSRNVMTHAAKRLKRGLTFSAEGKAEVQALLGRLSANLSAAGAAFLTEDPRAARRLADEKAVFRDLEARATEAHFRRLREAGAAAGPVPAEAAALYPDLVRDLKRVNDHLVAGAAYPILESRGALRSSRLEAP from the coding sequence ATGGACACAACCCTCACCCTGCTCGATCTGTGCGGCGCCGTGGCGCTGCTGCTCTGGGGCATCCACATGGTGCAGACGGGGGTGCAGCGCGCCCTCGGGCCGCATCTGCGCCGCCTGCTCGGGGTGGCGCTCGGCAACCGGGCGAAGGCGCTGGCGGCGGGTCTCGGCGTCACGGCGCTCCTCCAGAGCAGCACCGCCACCGGCCTGATGGTGGCCTCCTTCGCGGGCGCCGGGCTGGTGGCGGTGGTGCCGGCGCTGGCCGTGATGCTCGGTGCGAATATCGGCACCACCCTGATCGTGCAGATCCTGTCCTTCGACGTCGCCCGGGCGGCCCCCGTCCTGGTGCTGGTCGGCGTGATCCTGTTTCGCCGCGGCTCCGCGCCGCGCACCCGTGACATCGGCCGGGCGGCGATCGGCCTCGGGCTGATGCTGATGGCGCTGTCGCGCCTCGTCGAGGTCATCACCCCCTACGAGGACGTGCCGGCCCTGCGGGTGCTGCTCGGGGCCGTCGCGACCGACCGGCTGATCGCCCTCCTGCTCGGCGCGGTGCTCACCTGGGCGGCGCATGCGAGCGTGGCGATCGTTCTCCTGGTGATGTCCTTCACCCAAGCCGGCGTGCTGCCGCTGGAAGCCGGGATGGCCCTGGTGCTCGGAGCCAATCTCGGCTCGGCCCTCAACCCGGTGCTGGAGGGCGCCCGGGACGGCGAGGCCGCCGGGCGGCGGGTGGCGCTCGGCAACCTCATCACCCGGGCGCTCGGCTGCGCCGTCGCCCTGCCCTGCCTGGGTCTGATCGGGCCGCTCCTGGTGACCTGGCAGCCCGACCTGTCGCGGGCCGTGGCCGATTTCCACACCGCCTTCAACCTCGTCCTCGCGCTGATCGTCCTGCCGCTCCTCGATCCCTTCGCGGCCCTGCTGCGCCGGCTGGTGCCAGAGCGGATCGATGCCCATGATCCCGGCCGGCCGATCCATCTCGACGAGGCGGCGCTGGAGACGCCGCCGGTGGCGTTGGGTGCCGCCGGCCGCGAGGCCCTGCGCATGGCCGACGTGCTCGCCGAGATGACGAACGGCGCCGGCGAGGCGCTGACCGGCGGCGACCGCACCCGGGTGGCGCAGATCCGTCGCATGGACGACACGCTCGACCGGCTCAACGCCGCCATCAAGGCCTACCTCGTCCGCCTCGATCCGGATTCCTTGAGCGAGGACGACGAGCGCCGGGTCGCGGCCTTGCTGGCCTTCACCACCAACCTGGAACATGCCGGCGACATCCTCTCGCGCAACGTGATGACCCACGCCGCCAAGCGCCTGAAGCGCGGGCTGACCTTCTCGGCCGAGGGCAAGGCGGAGGTGCAGGCGCTGCTGGGCCGGCTCTCGGCCAACCTGAGCGCGGCGGGCGCCGCCTTCCTGACCGAGGATCCCCGCGCCGCCCGGCGCCTCGCCGACGAGAAGGCGGTGTTTCGCGATCTCGAGGCGCGCGCGACCGAGGCGCATTTCCGCCGCCTGCGCGAGGCCGGCGCGGCTGCGGGCCCCGTCCCGGCCGAGGCCGCCGCCCTCTATCCCGACCTCGTGCGCGACCTGAAGCGGGTCAACGATCACCTCGTCGCCGGCGCCGCCTACCCGATCCTGGAGAGCCGGGGCGCCCTGCGGTCGAGCCGCCTCGAAGCCCCGTGA
- a CDS encoding GntR family transcriptional regulator, whose protein sequence is MKQRDQAYDAFVQQLLDGRLAPGSFVTQRELVALTGLPLGAVREMIPRLEADGLITTLPQRGLQVASVDLRLVHEAFQLREIIEAAAVAHFARTAPASLVGTLRAAHARISAQAAEGVTEALIAEAQATDWGLHDAIVGHLGNGLVAEIHRVNLIRIRVIMQSRVALSPEVLPPAFAEHAAILAAVENRDAEGAVAALRRHLDTSRRRALGLDTGREADRRDASATPVSTGPQA, encoded by the coding sequence ATGAAACAGCGCGACCAGGCCTACGACGCCTTCGTCCAGCAATTGCTGGACGGTCGCCTCGCGCCGGGCTCCTTCGTGACGCAGCGCGAATTGGTGGCCCTCACCGGCCTGCCGCTCGGGGCGGTGCGCGAGATGATCCCGCGGCTCGAGGCCGACGGGCTGATCACGACCCTGCCGCAGCGCGGGCTCCAGGTGGCGTCGGTCGACCTGCGGCTGGTGCACGAGGCGTTCCAGCTCCGGGAGATCATCGAGGCCGCGGCGGTGGCGCATTTCGCCCGCACCGCGCCCGCCTCCCTGGTGGGGACCTTGCGGGCCGCGCATGCGCGGATCAGCGCGCAAGCCGCGGAGGGCGTCACCGAGGCGCTGATCGCCGAGGCCCAAGCGACCGACTGGGGGTTGCACGATGCGATCGTCGGCCATCTCGGCAACGGCCTCGTCGCGGAGATCCATCGGGTGAACCTCATCCGCATCCGGGTCATCATGCAGAGCCGCGTGGCACTCTCGCCCGAGGTGCTGCCCCCCGCCTTCGCCGAGCACGCCGCCATCCTGGCGGCGGTCGAGAACCGCGACGCGGAGGGTGCGGTGGCGGCCCTGCGCCGGCACCTCGACACCTCGCGCCGCCGGGCGCTGGGCCTCGATACCGGCCGGGAGGCCGATCGGCGCGACGCGTCCGCCACCCCTGTTTCAACCGGGCCACAAGCATGA
- a CDS encoding dihydrodipicolinate synthase family protein, with protein MTNAITGLWVALATPLDATGAVDHGALVRHVRFLMERGCDGVVPFGTTGEGTSFSAPERLAAVEALLAAGIPAERIGLGAGTPAIPDAVALSKAALGLGLTHVLVLPPYFYRDVTEAGIVDAFAAFLDGVGDDRLRATLYHIPQTSGVGLPPGAVATLRARYGRLVAGVKDSSGDFAQFQAFRAAAPEVAVCVGNEADIGRALAEGGTGTICGMANLVPDLVRAMFTDPAAAEPMRAAIGLIRGPFVPVLKSAMAAMTGEPAFGRVRPPLVAADPATGQRIAADLAGLSRAAAA; from the coding sequence ATGACCAACGCCATCACCGGCCTGTGGGTCGCCCTCGCCACGCCGCTCGACGCGACCGGCGCGGTCGATCACGGCGCCCTCGTGCGCCACGTCCGGTTCCTGATGGAGCGGGGCTGCGACGGCGTGGTGCCGTTCGGGACCACCGGCGAGGGCACCTCGTTCTCCGCGCCTGAGCGCCTCGCGGCGGTCGAGGCGCTGCTCGCGGCCGGCATCCCGGCGGAGCGGATCGGGCTCGGCGCTGGCACCCCGGCGATTCCCGACGCGGTGGCGCTGTCCAAGGCGGCGCTGGGCCTCGGCCTCACCCATGTCCTGGTGCTGCCGCCCTACTTCTACCGCGACGTGACCGAGGCCGGGATCGTCGACGCCTTCGCGGCGTTCCTCGACGGCGTCGGCGACGACCGCCTGCGGGCGACGCTCTATCACATCCCGCAGACCTCCGGCGTCGGCCTGCCCCCGGGCGCGGTGGCCACCTTGCGGGCGCGCTACGGCCGGCTCGTCGCCGGGGTGAAGGACAGCTCGGGCGACTTCGCCCAGTTCCAGGCCTTCCGGGCGGCGGCCCCCGAGGTGGCGGTCTGCGTCGGCAACGAGGCGGATATCGGCCGGGCGCTGGCCGAGGGCGGGACCGGGACGATCTGCGGCATGGCCAACCTCGTCCCCGACCTCGTGCGGGCGATGTTCACCGATCCCGCCGCCGCCGAGCCGATGCGGGCGGCGATCGGCCTGATCCGCGGGCCCTTCGTGCCGGTTCTGAAATCCGCCATGGCGGCGATGACCGGCGAACCCGCCTTCGGCCGGGTGCGCCCGCCGCTGGTCGCGGCGGATCCCGCGACCGGCCAGCGCATCGCGGCCGATCTCGCCGGCCTCTCGCGCGCCGCGGCGGCGTAA
- a CDS encoding FAD-binding oxidoreductase has protein sequence MTAMPDVSRGEAVVAALVAELGEKTVLSGAERPARNASDWSTLGPQAPLAVIRPATTEAVAAAMRICARHGVPVVPQGGLTGLCGGARPLPGSVALSLERMTGIEAIDPASATMTVRAGTPLQVVQEAADAAGFLVPLDLGARGSCAIGGNASTNAGGNRVIRYGMTREMILGLEVVLPDGSVVTNLNRMIKNNAGYDLKHLFIGSEGTLGIITRLVLRLFPKPACTFAALCALPDYASVVGLLTAARRGLGPMLSAFEVMWPDYWETVSSMPGVRVPLAQGHAAYCLIEAQGTDEAFDGPRFEAWLEAQTEAGLLADAVLSRSVADVKAFWGVRDACSEFPQVLGTHESFDIGLPVAGMDDYVRACKAALGQRLPGITALFYGHIGDGNLHIVAGVKGAHPQPKDVIQEVVYGLVREFGGTVSAEHGIGLTKKPWLGHVRSEAEIALMRRLKAALDPDGMLNPGKVLPGKDLPGKTLPSEILPGDAV, from the coding sequence ATGACGGCGATGCCGGACGTGTCCCGCGGCGAGGCGGTGGTGGCCGCCCTCGTGGCGGAGTTGGGCGAGAAGACGGTGCTCAGCGGCGCCGAGCGGCCGGCCCGCAACGCTTCCGACTGGAGCACGCTCGGGCCGCAGGCCCCCCTCGCGGTGATCCGACCCGCCACCACCGAGGCGGTCGCTGCCGCGATGCGGATCTGCGCCCGGCACGGCGTGCCGGTGGTGCCGCAGGGCGGCCTCACCGGCCTGTGCGGAGGCGCCCGGCCGCTCCCCGGCTCGGTCGCCCTGTCGCTCGAACGGATGACCGGGATCGAGGCGATCGACCCGGCCTCCGCCACCATGACGGTGCGGGCCGGCACGCCGCTCCAGGTGGTGCAGGAGGCCGCCGACGCGGCCGGCTTCCTGGTCCCGCTCGATCTCGGGGCGCGGGGCTCCTGCGCCATCGGCGGCAACGCCTCCACCAATGCCGGCGGCAACCGGGTCATCCGCTACGGCATGACCCGCGAGATGATCCTCGGCCTGGAGGTGGTGCTGCCCGACGGCAGCGTGGTCACCAACCTCAACCGGATGATCAAGAACAACGCCGGCTACGACCTCAAGCACCTGTTCATCGGCTCGGAGGGCACGCTCGGCATCATCACCCGGCTGGTGCTGCGGCTGTTTCCGAAGCCCGCCTGCACCTTCGCGGCGCTCTGCGCCCTGCCGGACTACGCCTCCGTGGTCGGCCTCCTGACGGCGGCCCGCCGGGGCTTGGGCCCGATGCTCTCGGCCTTCGAGGTGATGTGGCCGGATTACTGGGAGACGGTCAGTTCGATGCCGGGCGTGCGGGTGCCGTTAGCCCAGGGCCACGCCGCCTATTGCCTGATCGAGGCGCAGGGCACCGACGAGGCCTTCGACGGGCCGCGCTTCGAGGCCTGGCTCGAGGCGCAAACCGAGGCGGGCCTGCTCGCCGACGCGGTCCTGTCCCGCTCGGTGGCGGACGTGAAGGCGTTCTGGGGCGTGCGCGACGCCTGCTCGGAATTCCCGCAGGTGCTGGGTACCCACGAATCCTTCGATATCGGCCTGCCGGTGGCGGGGATGGACGACTACGTGCGGGCCTGCAAGGCGGCACTCGGCCAGCGCCTGCCCGGCATCACCGCCCTGTTCTACGGCCATATCGGCGACGGCAACCTGCACATCGTGGCGGGGGTGAAGGGCGCCCACCCGCAGCCGAAGGACGTGATCCAGGAGGTGGTCTACGGCCTCGTGCGCGAGTTCGGCGGCACGGTCTCGGCCGAGCACGGCATCGGGCTGACCAAGAAGCCCTGGCTCGGCCATGTCCGCTCCGAGGCCGAGATCGCCCTGATGCGGCGCCTCAAGGCGGCCCTCGACCCGGACGGGATGCTGAATCCGGGCAAGGTCTTGCCGGGCAAGGACTTGCCGGGAAAGACGTTGCCAAGCGAGATCCTGCCCGGCGACGCCGTGTGA
- a CDS encoding ribokinase, whose product MIVCFGSLNADLIFRLPEIPRSGQTRLADDLAVQAGGKGANQAVAAARDGAEVAMAGAVGADALAEVALSGLREAGADITRVRPVAASTGCASIWIDAAGRNRIAVALGANGQARADQITDADLARATSLLLQMEVDPAETAALLRRARALGLRSILNLAPALPLDIETLRLAGLLVVNEDEAEATAARLGCAPEAAALHAVLGIDVVRTLGEAGSEAATAGGAWHVPARAIDPVDTTAAGDGFVGVLAASLDRGAPLRKAMERASIAAALACGRRGSQASLPWRAETDRACEG is encoded by the coding sequence GTGATCGTCTGCTTCGGCTCCCTCAACGCCGACCTGATCTTTCGCCTGCCCGAGATCCCGCGCTCGGGCCAGACGCGGCTCGCCGACGACCTCGCGGTGCAGGCGGGCGGCAAGGGGGCGAACCAGGCGGTGGCCGCGGCCCGCGACGGGGCCGAGGTCGCGATGGCCGGCGCGGTCGGGGCCGATGCGCTGGCCGAGGTGGCGCTCTCGGGCCTGCGCGAGGCGGGCGCCGACATCACGCGGGTCCGCCCGGTGGCGGCGTCAACGGGCTGCGCCTCGATCTGGATCGACGCAGCCGGCCGCAACCGCATCGCGGTCGCATTGGGTGCCAACGGACAGGCGCGGGCGGACCAGATCACGGATGCCGATCTCGCCCGGGCCACCTCGCTGCTCCTGCAGATGGAGGTCGATCCGGCCGAGACCGCCGCTCTCCTGCGCCGGGCCCGGGCACTCGGCCTGCGCAGCATCCTCAACCTCGCCCCGGCCCTGCCGCTCGATATCGAAACCCTGCGTCTCGCCGGCCTCCTCGTCGTCAACGAGGACGAGGCGGAGGCGACCGCCGCGCGCCTCGGCTGCGCGCCGGAGGCGGCGGCCCTGCACGCGGTCCTGGGCATCGACGTGGTGCGCACCCTCGGCGAGGCCGGCTCGGAGGCGGCGACGGCCGGCGGCGCCTGGCACGTTCCAGCCCGGGCGATCGACCCGGTCGACACCACCGCGGCGGGCGACGGCTTCGTCGGCGTGCTGGCCGCCTCGCTCGATCGCGGCGCGCCGTTGCGCAAAGCGATGGAGCGGGCGAGCATCGCGGCGGCGCTTGCCTGCGGCCGGCGCGGTAGCCAGGCGAGCCTGCCGTGGCGCGCGGAGACCGATCGGGCTTGCGAGGGCTGA
- a CDS encoding ketopantoate reductase family protein codes for MAKVAIVGCGAMGSVYAALMASAGHEVHAVTLWADHAAAMREQGLRVEGASGDRTVRLASAGTTTEGIGPCDLVIIATKAFDVASAAARCAPLIGPGTVVQTIQNGLGSPEVAATVIDPDRIAVGVVGGFGASMRGPGHAHHNGLEMIRFGAFAGLPRERLEASAAIWDAAGFKVSLFDDLGRMVWEKLIMNVTFSGTTTLTGLTIGGVMADPEAWRVARGCAEEAIAVASAMGVTLQVGDPIEHIRRLGGKIPEARPSMLLDHRAGRRGEVEAINGAIPRLGRLCGVPTPVNDTVVALIKAREAAFPVTSDPERCPA; via the coding sequence ATGGCGAAGGTGGCGATCGTCGGGTGCGGGGCCATGGGCTCGGTCTACGCGGCGCTGATGGCATCAGCGGGCCATGAGGTTCATGCCGTCACGCTCTGGGCCGACCATGCTGCGGCGATGCGCGAGCAGGGCTTGCGCGTCGAGGGCGCGAGCGGAGACCGGACCGTGCGGCTCGCGAGTGCCGGCACGACCACCGAGGGGATCGGTCCCTGCGACCTCGTCATCATCGCCACCAAGGCCTTCGACGTCGCGTCGGCCGCCGCCCGCTGCGCGCCCCTGATCGGGCCCGGGACGGTGGTGCAGACGATCCAGAACGGGCTCGGTTCGCCGGAGGTGGCCGCGACCGTGATCGACCCGGACCGGATCGCCGTCGGGGTGGTCGGCGGCTTCGGCGCCTCGATGCGCGGGCCCGGCCACGCGCATCACAACGGGCTCGAGATGATCCGTTTCGGCGCCTTCGCGGGGCTGCCGCGGGAGCGCCTGGAGGCCTCGGCGGCGATCTGGGATGCGGCCGGGTTCAAGGTCAGCCTGTTCGATGATCTCGGCCGGATGGTGTGGGAGAAGCTGATCATGAACGTCACCTTCTCGGGCACCACCACCCTCACGGGCCTGACCATCGGCGGGGTGATGGCCGACCCGGAGGCCTGGCGGGTGGCGAGGGGGTGCGCCGAGGAGGCGATCGCGGTGGCATCGGCGATGGGCGTGACGCTGCAGGTCGGCGATCCGATCGAGCATATCCGCCGGCTCGGCGGCAAGATTCCGGAGGCGCGGCCCTCGATGCTGCTCGACCACCGGGCCGGGCGCCGCGGCGAGGTCGAGGCGATCAACGGCGCGATCCCGCGCCTGGGGCGGCTCTGCGGCGTGCCGACCCCGGTCAACGACACGGTGGTGGCCCTCATCAAGGCGCGCGAGGCCGCCTTTCCGGTGACGAGCGATCCTGAGCGGTGCCCGGCCTGA
- a CDS encoding L,D-transpeptidase produces the protein MTRLTAPRRRLRPLLNAALAAALIAAPLAVPGPAQAISLLDRGPIADFLTVFRQQGVPRQTIGWNSPYKPGTVVISTSQRRLYYILPNQEAVQYGVGVGREGFSWSGTKTVTMKKEWPSWRPPEQMIKRRPDLPRYMAGGNDNPLGARALYLGSSLYRIHGSNEPETIGAAVSSGCIRMTNRDVIDLYDRVKVGTKVVVLP, from the coding sequence ATGACCCGTCTGACCGCGCCGCGGCGCCGCTTGAGGCCGCTCTTGAACGCCGCCTTGGCAGCCGCCCTGATCGCCGCCCCGCTGGCCGTGCCGGGGCCGGCCCAGGCCATCAGCCTGCTCGACCGCGGGCCGATCGCCGACTTCCTGACGGTCTTCCGCCAGCAGGGCGTGCCGCGCCAGACCATCGGCTGGAACAGCCCCTACAAGCCCGGCACGGTGGTGATCTCGACCAGCCAGCGCCGTCTCTACTACATCCTGCCGAACCAGGAGGCGGTCCAGTACGGCGTCGGCGTCGGCCGCGAGGGCTTCTCCTGGTCCGGCACCAAGACCGTGACGATGAAGAAGGAATGGCCGTCCTGGCGTCCCCCTGAGCAGATGATCAAGCGCCGCCCCGACCTGCCGCGCTACATGGCCGGCGGCAACGACAACCCGCTGGGTGCCCGGGCGCTCTATCTCGGCTCCTCGCTCTACCGCATCCACGGCTCGAACGAGCCGGAGACGATCGGCGCGGCGGTGTCCTCGGGCTGCATCCGCATGACCAACCGGGACGTGATCGACCTTTACGATCGCGTGAAGGTGGGGACGAAGGTGGTGGTGCTGCCGTAG
- a CDS encoding CDC48 family AAA ATPase, protein MADESGGVRAQVANARAEDVGRGVARVSAAVLASLGLQEGQPIEIIGKRHTTALAIALGQEDEGLSIIRLDGLQRVNAGVGSGDHVEIRKAEVRPATRVVLAPAQKNLRLQGSGEALRRTFYRRPLVSGDVISTSVPSRFARDQVPEELRQMFSLPAYGLQEIRLVVVSTQPARGIVQVTAETEVELRPLYEEPKEVRRADVTYDDIGGLGTTVDQVREMVELPLRHPELFQRLGIDPPKGVLLYGPPGTGKTLLARAVANETEAQFFHIAGPEIMGSQYGESEQRLRQIFSEAQRNAPAIIFIDEIDSIAPKREEVRGEVERRIVAQLLTLMDGLEPRQNIVVIGATNRRDAIDEALRRPGRFDREIIIGVPDEPGRREVLTIHTRGMPLGDNVDLDEIARTTYGFVGADLSALAREAAMDALRRVLPQINLKDGIPPEILETLQVCREDFLNALKRVQPSALREIMIQVPNVTWDDVGGLGEVQTKLREGVELPLRKPEAFRRIGIRPAKGFLLFGPPGTGKTLLAKAVAREAQANFVATKSSDLLSKWYGESEQQVSRLFARARQVAPTVIFIDEIDSLAPVRGGGLGEPAVTERVVNTILAEMDGLEELQGVVVMAATNRPNLVDPALLRPGRFDELVYVPVPTIAGRRHILGIHTRAMPLADDVDLDGLAERTTRFTGADLEDLTRRAGLMALRENLSSERVTQAHFDAALRETRASVTPEMEQDYETMLRTLKQEGPQRQPIGFVPLRQAAE, encoded by the coding sequence ATGGCGGACGAATCAGGCGGCGTGAGAGCGCAGGTCGCGAATGCGCGGGCGGAGGATGTGGGACGGGGCGTCGCCCGGGTCAGCGCGGCGGTCCTGGCGAGCCTCGGCCTGCAGGAGGGCCAGCCGATCGAGATCATCGGCAAGCGCCACACCACGGCGCTCGCCATCGCGCTCGGCCAGGAGGACGAGGGCCTGAGCATCATCCGGCTCGACGGCCTCCAGCGCGTCAATGCCGGGGTCGGCTCCGGCGACCATGTCGAGATCCGCAAGGCCGAGGTGCGCCCCGCCACCCGGGTGGTGCTGGCCCCGGCGCAGAAGAACCTGCGCCTCCAGGGCTCGGGCGAGGCCCTGCGCCGCACCTTCTACCGCCGGCCGCTGGTCTCCGGCGACGTGATCTCGACCTCGGTCCCGTCGCGCTTCGCCCGCGACCAGGTGCCGGAGGAGCTGCGCCAGATGTTCAGCCTGCCGGCCTACGGCCTGCAGGAGATCCGCCTCGTCGTGGTCTCGACCCAGCCGGCCCGCGGCATCGTCCAGGTCACCGCCGAGACCGAAGTCGAGCTGCGGCCGCTCTACGAGGAGCCGAAGGAAGTCCGCCGGGCCGACGTCACCTACGACGATATCGGGGGCCTCGGCACCACCGTCGACCAGGTGCGGGAGATGGTGGAGCTCCCCTTGCGCCATCCCGAGCTGTTCCAGCGCCTCGGCATCGACCCGCCGAAGGGCGTGCTGCTCTACGGGCCTCCCGGCACCGGCAAGACGCTGCTGGCCCGCGCCGTGGCGAACGAGACCGAGGCGCAGTTCTTCCACATCGCCGGCCCGGAGATCATGGGCAGCCAGTACGGCGAATCCGAGCAGCGCCTGCGCCAGATCTTCTCCGAGGCCCAGCGCAACGCGCCCGCCATCATCTTCATCGACGAGATCGACTCGATCGCCCCGAAGCGCGAGGAGGTCCGCGGCGAGGTCGAGCGGCGCATCGTCGCCCAGTTGCTCACCCTGATGGACGGCCTCGAGCCGCGCCAGAACATCGTGGTGATCGGCGCCACCAACCGGCGCGACGCCATCGACGAGGCCCTGCGCCGCCCCGGCCGCTTCGACCGCGAGATCATCATCGGCGTGCCCGACGAGCCCGGCCGCCGCGAGGTGCTGACGATCCACACCCGCGGCATGCCGCTCGGCGACAATGTCGACCTCGACGAGATCGCCCGCACCACCTACGGCTTCGTCGGCGCCGACCTCTCGGCCCTGGCCCGCGAGGCGGCGATGGACGCGCTGCGCCGCGTCCTGCCGCAGATCAACCTGAAGGACGGCATCCCGCCGGAGATCCTGGAGACGCTCCAGGTCTGCCGCGAGGACTTCCTGAACGCCTTGAAGCGGGTGCAGCCCTCGGCCCTGCGCGAGATCATGATCCAGGTCCCGAACGTCACCTGGGACGATGTCGGCGGCCTGGGCGAGGTGCAGACCAAGCTGCGCGAGGGCGTCGAGCTGCCGCTTCGCAAGCCGGAGGCCTTCCGCCGCATCGGCATCCGCCCGGCCAAGGGCTTCCTGCTGTTCGGGCCCCCCGGCACCGGCAAGACCCTGCTTGCCAAGGCGGTGGCCCGCGAGGCGCAGGCGAACTTCGTCGCCACCAAGTCCTCCGACCTTCTCTCCAAATGGTACGGCGAATCCGAGCAGCAGGTCTCGCGCCTGTTCGCCCGGGCTCGCCAGGTCGCCCCGACGGTGATCTTCATCGACGAGATCGATTCCCTCGCCCCCGTGCGCGGCGGCGGCCTCGGCGAGCCCGCCGTGACCGAGCGGGTGGTCAACACGATCCTCGCCGAGATGGACGGCTTGGAAGAACTGCAAGGGGTGGTGGTGATGGCCGCCACCAACCGGCCGAACCTCGTCGACCCGGCCCTTCTGCGACCCGGTCGCTTCGACGAGCTGGTCTACGTACCGGTGCCGACCATCGCGGGGCGGCGCCACATCCTCGGCATCCACACCCGCGCCATGCCGCTCGCCGACGACGTCGACCTCGACGGGCTGGCCGAGCGCACGACGCGGTTCACCGGTGCCGATCTCGAGGACCTGACCCGCCGGGCCGGCCTGATGGCGCTCCGCGAGAACCTGTCGAGCGAGCGGGTGACCCAGGCGCATTTCGACGCGGCCTTGCGGGAGACCCGCGCCTCGGTGACGCCGGAGATGGAGCAGGATTACGAGACGATGCTGCGCACCCTCAAGCAGGAGGGCCCGCAGCGCCAGCCGATCGGCTTCGTGCCCCTGCGCCAGGCGGCGGAGTAG